One segment of Macaca fascicularis isolate 582-1 chromosome 2, T2T-MFA8v1.1 DNA contains the following:
- the P4HTM gene encoding transmembrane prolyl 4-hydroxylase isoform X1, with translation MAAAAVTGEASRPQWAPPDHCKAQAAAGLGDGEDAPVRPLCKPRGICSRAYFLVLMVFVHLYLGNVLALLLFVHYSNGDESSDPGPQHRAQGPGPEPTLGPLTRLEGIKVGHERKVQLVTDRDHFIRTLSLKPLLFEIPGFLTDDECRLIIHLAQMKGLQRSQILPTEEYEEAMSTMQVSQLDLFQLLDQNRDGHLQLREVLAQTRLGNGWWMTPESIQEMYTAIKADPDGDGVLSLQEFSNMDLRDFHKYMRSHKAESSELVRNSHHTWLYQGEGAHHVMRAIRQRVLRLTRLSPEIVELSEPLQVVRYGEGGHYHAHVDSGPVYPETICSHTKLVANESVPFETSCRYITVLFYLNNVTGGGETVFPVADNRTYDEMSLIQDDVDLRDTRRHCDKGNLRVKPRQGTAVFWYNYLPDGQGWVGDVDDYSLHGGCLVTRGTKWIANNWINVDPSRARQALFQQEMARLAREGGAESQPEWALDRAYRDTRVEL, from the exons atggcggcggcggcggtgacAGGGGAGGCCTCGAGGCCGCAGTGGGCGCCGCCAGACCACTGCAAGGCGCAGGCGGCGGCTGGGCTGGGCGACGGCGAGGATGCACCAGTGCGGCCGCTGTGCAAGCCCCGTGGCATCTGCTCGCGCGCCTACTTCCTGGTGCTGATGGTGTTCGTGCATCTGTACCTGGGTAACGTGCTGGCGCTGCTGCTCTTCGTGCACTACAGCAATGGCGACGAAAGCAGCGATCCCGGGCCCCAGCACCGCGCCCAGGGCCCCGGGCCCGAGCCCACCTTAGGTCCCCTCACCCGGCTGGAGGGCATCAAG GTGGGGCACGAACGTAAGGTCCAGCTGGTCACCGACAGGGATCACTTCATCCGAACCCTCAGCCTCAAGCCGCTGCTCTTCG AAATCCCCGGCTTCCTGACTGATGACGAGTGTCGGCTCATCATCCATCTGGCACAGATGAAGGGGTTACAGCGCAGCCAGATCCTGCCCACTGAAGAGTATGAAGAGGCAATGAGCACTATGCAGGTCAGCCAGCTGGACCTCTTCCAGCTGCTGGACCAGAACCGTGATGGGCACCTGCAGCTCCGCGAG GTCCTGGCCCAGACTCGCCTGGGAAATGGATGGTGGATGACTCCAGAGAGCATTCAGGAGATGTACACCGCGATCAAGGCCGACCCTGATGGTGACG GAGTGCTGAGTCTGCAGGAGTTCTCCAACATGGACCTTCGAGACTTCCACAAGTACATGAGGAGCCACAAGGCAGAGTCCAGTGAGCTGGTGCGGAacagccaccatacctggctctaCCAGGGTGAGGGTGCCCACCACGTCATGCGTGCCATCCGCCAGAG GGTGCTGCGCCTCACTCGCCTGTCGCCTGAGATCGTGGAGCTCAGCGAGCCGCTGCAGGTTGTTCGATATGGTGAGGGGGGCCACTACCATGCCCACGTGGACAGTGGGCCTGTGTACCCAGAGACCATCTGCTCCCATACCAAGCTGGTAGCCAACGAGTCTGTACCCTTCGAGACCTCCTGCCG CTACATAACAGTGCTGTTTTATTTGAACAACGTCACCGGTGGGGGTGAGACTGTTTTCCCTGTAGCAGATAACAGAACCTACGATGAAATG AGTCTGATTCAGGATGACGTGGACCTCCGTGACACACGGAGGCACTGTGACAAGGGAAACCTGCGTGTCAAGCCCCGACAGGGCACAGCAGTCTTCTGGTACAACTACCTGCCTGATGGGCAAG GTTGGGTGGGTGACGTGGACGACTACTCGCTGCACGGGGGCTGCCTGGTCACGCGCGGCACCAAGTGGATTGCCAACAACTGGATTAATGTGGACCCCAGCCGAGCGCGGCAAGCGCTGTTCCAACAGGAGATGGCCCGCTTGGCCCGAGAAGGGGGCGCCGAATCGCAGCCCGAGTGGGCTCTGGACCGGGCCTACCGCGATACGCGCGTGGAGCTCTGA
- the P4HTM gene encoding transmembrane prolyl 4-hydroxylase isoform X2, which produces MAAAAVTGEASRPQWAPPDHCKAQAAAGLGDGEDAPVRPLCKPRGICSRAYFLVLMVFVHLYLGNVLALLLFVHYSNGDESSDPGPQHRAQGPGPEPTLGPLTRLEGIKVGHERKVQLVTDRDHFIRTLSLKPLLFEIPGFLTDDECRLIIHLAQMKGLQRSQILPTEEYEEAMSTMQVSQLDLFQLLDQNRDGHLQLREVLAQTRLGNGWWMTPESIQEMYTAIKADPDGDGVLSLQEFSNMDLRDFHKYMRSHKAESSELVRNSHHTWLYQGEGAHHVMRAIRQRTSSVRAGKGF; this is translated from the exons atggcggcggcggcggtgacAGGGGAGGCCTCGAGGCCGCAGTGGGCGCCGCCAGACCACTGCAAGGCGCAGGCGGCGGCTGGGCTGGGCGACGGCGAGGATGCACCAGTGCGGCCGCTGTGCAAGCCCCGTGGCATCTGCTCGCGCGCCTACTTCCTGGTGCTGATGGTGTTCGTGCATCTGTACCTGGGTAACGTGCTGGCGCTGCTGCTCTTCGTGCACTACAGCAATGGCGACGAAAGCAGCGATCCCGGGCCCCAGCACCGCGCCCAGGGCCCCGGGCCCGAGCCCACCTTAGGTCCCCTCACCCGGCTGGAGGGCATCAAG GTGGGGCACGAACGTAAGGTCCAGCTGGTCACCGACAGGGATCACTTCATCCGAACCCTCAGCCTCAAGCCGCTGCTCTTCG AAATCCCCGGCTTCCTGACTGATGACGAGTGTCGGCTCATCATCCATCTGGCACAGATGAAGGGGTTACAGCGCAGCCAGATCCTGCCCACTGAAGAGTATGAAGAGGCAATGAGCACTATGCAGGTCAGCCAGCTGGACCTCTTCCAGCTGCTGGACCAGAACCGTGATGGGCACCTGCAGCTCCGCGAG GTCCTGGCCCAGACTCGCCTGGGAAATGGATGGTGGATGACTCCAGAGAGCATTCAGGAGATGTACACCGCGATCAAGGCCGACCCTGATGGTGACG GAGTGCTGAGTCTGCAGGAGTTCTCCAACATGGACCTTCGAGACTTCCACAAGTACATGAGGAGCCACAAGGCAGAGTCCAGTGAGCTGGTGCGGAacagccaccatacctggctctaCCAGGGTGAGGGTGCCCACCACGTCATGCGTGCCATCCGCCAGAG GACCTCTTCTGTCAGAGCAGGCAAgggtttttaa
- the P4HTM gene encoding transmembrane prolyl 4-hydroxylase isoform X3 translates to MAAAAVTGEASRPQWAPPDHCKAQAAAGLGDGEDAPVRPLCKPRGICSRAYFLVLMVFVHLYLGNVLALLLFVHYSNGDESSDPGPQHRAQGPGPEPTLGPLTRLEGIKVGHERKVQLVTDRDHFIRTLSLKPLLFEIPGFLTDDECRLIIHLAQMKGLQRSQILPTEEYEEAMSTMQVSQLDLFQLLDQNRDGHLQLREVLAQTRLGNGWWMTPESIQEMYTAIKADPDGDGELTPLHSPIPARLLPTPSQTRGPSQQTASLV, encoded by the exons atggcggcggcggcggtgacAGGGGAGGCCTCGAGGCCGCAGTGGGCGCCGCCAGACCACTGCAAGGCGCAGGCGGCGGCTGGGCTGGGCGACGGCGAGGATGCACCAGTGCGGCCGCTGTGCAAGCCCCGTGGCATCTGCTCGCGCGCCTACTTCCTGGTGCTGATGGTGTTCGTGCATCTGTACCTGGGTAACGTGCTGGCGCTGCTGCTCTTCGTGCACTACAGCAATGGCGACGAAAGCAGCGATCCCGGGCCCCAGCACCGCGCCCAGGGCCCCGGGCCCGAGCCCACCTTAGGTCCCCTCACCCGGCTGGAGGGCATCAAG GTGGGGCACGAACGTAAGGTCCAGCTGGTCACCGACAGGGATCACTTCATCCGAACCCTCAGCCTCAAGCCGCTGCTCTTCG AAATCCCCGGCTTCCTGACTGATGACGAGTGTCGGCTCATCATCCATCTGGCACAGATGAAGGGGTTACAGCGCAGCCAGATCCTGCCCACTGAAGAGTATGAAGAGGCAATGAGCACTATGCAGGTCAGCCAGCTGGACCTCTTCCAGCTGCTGGACCAGAACCGTGATGGGCACCTGCAGCTCCGCGAG GTCCTGGCCCAGACTCGCCTGGGAAATGGATGGTGGATGACTCCAGAGAGCATTCAGGAGATGTACACCGCGATCAAGGCCGACCCTGATGGTGACGGTGAGCTCACACCTCTGCACAGTCCTATCCCTGCGAGACTCCTGCCCACTCCCAG CCAGACACGAGGTCCATCCCAGCAGACAGCCTCCCTGGTCTAA